The genomic DNA AGGAGGATCAACCGATTATTCGGTTGGTGGTGGCCAGTAATACCATCATCATTGCGACCAGCCTAGCGACAGCCCTCAACATATATTCTAGCGAGCTTCCGTTAACTCCTACGCCATTCTTTTTCAAGAAAGAGAACTTGAAAGATGAGAGGATACTGTGTCAAATCCTTTTCTAAAGCCTTTCCCCTCATGACCACTCGAAAACAAGTGTGTGAAGATTCATCTGAAAAAACAAGGCAGGCCATGGCAGGAACAGCAGTCCAGAAGATAGCAGTAGAAGTTGGTTCCATTTCACTTGCAAAAGCTGGTCGCAATGCGATGGAGAAGACAAtcaatgtgtttttttttcacttgCAATGCTGACCGAACCGTAGTAGTACAGGTATTTACAGTGGAGGATTATTAAGTGAgacgaaaaaagaaaagaaaagaaaacgaagaaaaagaataaacctTCACCACTAAAAATTTCCCGGATTGGACAAGGGAATGAATGGATGACTAGACTTGGCAGTCGTCTAAAAATCCTAGGACTTTCTCAGCCATCTCACTTCACCGCCTCCGTCCGGCCGCGCTCaatcttgcttgcttgcttgcttgttcCCGTCGCGCCTCAGCTCCTCTCGGATGGAAATGGAGGGAGCGAgggcaaaaaaagaaaagaagaaaaaaaaaggaagacgaAATGGTCGCACACGTACGCGCAATGGCGCGAGCGGCGGCTACCCTCCGTGAGCGCGTTCACCACACGGCCTTGTCGGCGGCGATGCCGTGGAGGAGCGGGAGCGAGTCGCCTGCGGCGGCGACGCAGCAGCAGGATAGCGCGCCGCTCTTGATGTCCTCGAGGGTGACGAACCGGGAGGCCTTGGACGGGGAGGAGAGGTGGCGGAGGACGTGCTCGAAGAGGCCCTCGTCGCAGGGGAGCGCGATGGGTCCCGCGCAGGCGCCGGATGGGAAGCCGTactcctcctccgcctgccgGAGCAGCTCCAGGAACACCGGGTGGTTCAGGTGCGCCGCCCGCACCACgaaccgccgcgccgcgccgcccacgcacaccgccacgtgccccgccGGGACCACCGCCTCGCTCccgaccgccgccaccgccgcgcgcgccgcggcgcgggaccgccaccgccgcagcgTCTGCCGGAGCCACACGATGTAGCGGATCTTGCTGCTGCATTTCGCCATCGACGCCAGCCGGGCCGAGCTCGGCTAGCTGTgcggttgttgttgctgctgctcgcTCCTACGCGGGTGGaaatcaatcaatcaatggCGAGCTTTGGGTGAGGCGCGGCGAGAGcgagctggtggtggtggtgagaaATGGAGCTGGCTTTCGGAGCGGGGTGGGGCGGGGGAGACTTTTATAGGGAGGGAGGGGCCCCTTCGCGTAATGGGGAGGCCTTTGCCTTTCGGATCGTCCAGTTGGCTCGGAATAATTTATGCTGATGGCGATTGGACGTTATTGTTCTAGTATTTTACTAAATATATACTATATAGTTTCTTATCCTAATAAAAATGCCAGTGGGTTCCCACTATTCTTCTGTTAGATTTTCAATGTggctttttttctctctctttcagTTGGGCAATTTATTTGGAGTAGTCTCGTTTTAAGTCTTTGGTCttcaaaaaggagaaaaagaactGCTAGAAATCACCTAGGACTGCATCCAAGTTGGTCTTGATGTCAGCACAGAACGTATATATTCAAACGACACTTTTAGAACACACCTCTTTGGTAAGTTGGacaattttattttgtttgattttTCATGTCGCTGCAAAGTCTACAAGTCCTCTTTTTAATAAACAAGTCTACAAGTCCTTGTAACCACATTATCCACTTGAAGCTTTTTCTGATTGACACTGCACGTACAACAAATGTTAGTTTGTGTGGATCCTACATATCTTCTTGAGTTCCTGGTAAGAGCACATGCTGCTTATTGTTCTAATCCCACCGTAAAACACCAGGTGCATATATTTTAGCCTGCAGCCTTGTGGAAACAAGAAATGAAATGCACAAGCTctccacctttttttttctcaaagctTTCCTTATTTTCCCGGCGTGTATGTCATGAGCTATTTGGGATCGGCGGCCAATAATCAAACTATTTTGGCTACTGTACTACATATCTTCTAATAAATGCGCAGTACACTAATACTCTTCTAGACAGACATTGAAATTGAAATGCTGCTGCTCGTCTGCTACTCTGCTACGAAAAAAAACAAATCGTTCAGAGATACACCGCATTGCTCGTGATCTTTCTCAAACAGGGATACCACAGTGTGGCTcatcacactgtccaaccaattTTGGCGCCTTGCAAAACGTGTGCTGATGCATACTACTAGTTCGCTCTGCTTGTGCTTTGCTCAGGTCATGGCCACCACAAAACCAAACGACGCACACTGTTCTTCCTGTCCAAGTCCAAGAGGGATGGGGGCAAAATACGATCAGAAAACCGTGCTCCatgttcttcaaaaaaaaaaacacgctCTATGGCTTCATGAGTCATGACTTCACGAGTCGCTGTTTGCAACAGTAGCGCTAGCATCGCATGATGACATGGTCACGTCGCGTCTTCAGCGGTGTGGAGGCCTGGGATGGGAGAAAGAGAGATGGCAATGGCATCCTTTGGCTTGGCCTGGCAAGCTGTGAGGACTGATGAAGGCGTGGTGTCTCCCTGCGGCTGGATCGATCAGATTTCAGAGCGATCGACTGTCGATCGAAGTGGGCTGCTCGTGCATGTGACCGGGTGCTGTCCGCAGCAGGGCGGGCAGTCCGCCCGGCTGCGCATGTGCCCGAATTTGGTCTGTCTGATACTATCTGATCTTGGGCGATTTCTCGTCGGATTTTGCGCGCCCGCGCCACGCAAATCCTTGCCGGAGATGTAGCTTTCAACGATCGCCATGGAGATCTCGGCCGGGACACGCCTGCTGCTAGTGCTGGGCAGGCTCACGCTCCAGCCCCTTCCAGACTGTGCTAGGTAGTATCTCATGGAGTAAATTCTGCCGAAAGGTAGCATTCCATCCATGGTTGAAGCATCATGTTTTCGCCCTGGACAACATTCGGTCGAATCGGCCAATCTTTCCTAATATACCGCGTAACCTTTTGAAATGGCGGAGTCGCGGCAGACCGTTGATCCGCCGGGAGGATACAGTGCAGTACTGTTACTGATTCATGCATCTGCTGCGCGGATGACAGAGTCCAATGAGATCCCCTGTCAACGCCATGATATCAGTTAACTGTCCTTGAGCACACATGCCTGATGCTTCCAAACGAAGCAACTACAGTCCCCCATTTCCTCCCCTAGCCCTCATAGCGACGGAAAACAAAAGTGGCAAAAGCAGCGGCTACTGCTGCACGTGCCACCACACGATCCATCCAAACCGCGAGCTGTTCGCCGCTTCAGCACGCAGAACGCGCTACAAGAAGCTGTGTTAGAAATAAACTTGACATGGTTGTGTGTGTTGTAGGCGTCGTGTCTGTCTATGTGTGTGTTCGACGTATGTGCGTCGAGGTTTAGGTACAAGTTGAAGTCCAGATAGGTGTAGGTTGATCGAGTCCAGAGGCCAAGTCTTGGCGGTTGAGCGCATGCAGGAGCACACCACGCGAGAAGGATGGAGACCCGTTCATGTGGAGGAGTATGCGGCTCAGGAACGCGTGAAACCAGGTCGTCCATGCTGCCATGCGTACGTGCGCGTGAAGCTCGCTAAGGcttttctccaaccattccccccatccaactccccttATATGTACTttctactatattttactacctcacTCCAAAAGATTTCTCCCCCTATAACtctttctctccaaccattcccccatatctattccccctatatactatcactcattaactaactatttatttaacatttttgaattttaaaaaaatcatacaatacttatactgtcataatacacattatcatcatgttacggggctcaaataGGATTAATATCCCGAAGAAACAGTGTGATTAGAtatatagggggagttggaaCTCACCCTACATatggggggagtttcaactcccccggtatttagggggagctttgggggAACCGTTGGATCGGATTTCCCCCAAACCTCCCCCTACGTGGGGTGCGTGGGCGCTGCGTCGCCGTGGGTATAAACTGGCTGTGTCGGCTCGTGGTTTGAGTGAGCCGAGTCCTTGAGATGGAATAGAAGCCAAACATACAGGCCGTCCGTGCGGCCGGGGCGTTCATCGCCATTATCGTGTGTGTGCGCTTGTCGTGGGATTTCTGGgatacccacagccgggtggtggaacgcacccgcctattcccagagagggagtactcgggaaggtactaggcgattgggctaatcTAGCTATGAGTcaggcacacaagaacacacgagtttagagtggttcgggccgccggagcgtaataccctacatccactgggagaagtattgATCTTgattgtgtatgaacctatcctcagCTGGGTCTTGGCTTTTTcccagcctgagttttcttctagcggacgccccccttttatagaccaaggggtgcggatacataggacgttgatgccccgacatgtgggcccaacgtgactgtgcagcGTATTGCGCAGAGTACTTGAATAGCTACAGTGgttgcgaatctttcctccgatatgcttccatgccctgcacaccctctgacgaagggaggtcttctcttgtcgtgtcagcaaggtgcccgttggggggaacgtagcttgcggcgtgtcctgttgaggctattatgtaggcgtcataatgggtgaagctgaGACGTCGTATCTATCTGCTATGacagactggcaggcgcggcaggggcggcgccagcggctccactacacgtcttggtaatacgcgatcaatagtgtcccctggttaaagaatcgcctcggcttctgctatatcaatgcggacgtccacctaccacaatgaatgcagtggtaggtgaaccttagtatggagaccaaatGGCCTTacatacgtgtctgtgcttgcagacacgtggcggccccggaccaccccgaggcggggtgtcgattccttcccttggagaggggtccggttactatacaggggtcccggaccccatggggggtccgggattcccTGGGGATCCGGACCTctttgggaggtccggagcttccGGCCATTCGGGTTGAGCACCAGCTTTtcccggaacacgtggtgctcccggacctttcccaaccaggggacgggtccgggaccgctgtcgggtgagcagggctccggaccgcaggggtccggctgctggacgtagttaaggataactacaaggctcttgTCTAGACTCAGCAagaggggtaccccagtcctggggtaccgacagcacTGTTCATCATCTTTCTCCTCCATCCGTGCGTGAGAGAGTGAAGAATCCAAGTGTATCAAGAGCCGGTTCCAACAAGCTGCTCTTCTGAACGACGAGGACGATGCCAAATTCGCGTCCATGCGGCGAGCGCAGGAGCAGAATCGGAGCACAGCTCGCGCCGTGGACTGGACGACGGATCGCTGACCGCGACCCGAGCTGCGCGGCAGCCAATGGCGGAGCCGGGGCGGGCGGGGCGAGACGAGCACGGAGCACCGCCTCCGCCGGTCAAACGGCCGCGAGAACCGCGCCGACCGTCCGCGGACTCCAGGATTCGCTCGGCGGGGGTGCGTACAAAACCTCGATACGAATCAGGAGGCGCGGCCAAGTGCGGTGGTGGAGCGCGACAGCCAGGGCGAGCAGAGCGCAGAGCAGgacccgcggccgcggcgccgcgcacgtgccgccgccgcggcgacgggacgggacgggggGCGTGTACGTGGCGCCGTTGagcggtcgccgctggcgctcCGGGCCAAGCGCCGCGCGCGGTTTGGAACAGGAATAtgcccgcgcgcgcggccctGCCTGCTTCGTGCTTGTctcggcaggcaggcaggcaggcacggCGGCAAGGCCCGCGCGACAGGCGAGCGGCCTCCACCGGTCCACCCATgtgccggtgccgccgcccgccgtgggcGCGCCTCCGGCCTCCGGCTGCCCGCCGTATTCTATCCGCGCCGGGCCCTAAATTAATTAATGCgcaggcggcgggggcgagggaTACGGCAAATCTCCCGCCGCATCGGCTGATCGGCCGGCCGCCGGTACCGGGACGGGTTGGTTTCCCGCCGGGCATCGGCGGGGGTGGACGCTGTGCGTTCCCCGCGCAAGCGCGGCCCACTGGACCTTGCCGTGCGCCGCGCCGCGTTGCGGTGTGTCACGACATGCTCGTGCAGGACGTGCGCGCCGTGGCGTGCGTGTTCGTCGCTCGGTTTGTGCACCGGCCCAGCTTTCAGGTAGGTGCTGTGCTTATCTGGCTAGAGTGTGCCGGTGCATGCATGTGTGCAGTGAATCCTGCGGGCTACCTGGCAACGGTGGCACGTCTTCTTGGAGAGGCAGAGAGCAGGAGCCCAGGAGGAGCCACGAAACGAGATGCAAAACAGATATATGTGGAAGGATACCAACGACCCTTTTTGTTGATCTGCATGTTGCCAAGTCCACGTCTCGCAGCGCCACCATCGCGAGATCACGCAGTTCGTCGACGCGACGCTAGCATGGAGTCACGATTCAGGAATCTGTTATTACTGACCAAGAACGATGAACGAACCCTGGTTGCTCGTCTCCAGCTGGCTGGAGTTCTGCTTTTGTCAAGGTTCGCGAGGTCGGCATCAGCTCCCATCACGACCGGACGTTGCTACAAACAAACTCTCGCTCGGCCTCCTACTACGTCCCCtggcctttttcttttctcaccaAAAGAGGAAAACAACAGGTTTGGGATCGGACGATGATCGGGATCGGATTGATATTCCAGCATACTACGAGCATTCTCGTCGTACACGATCTGACGCACGGATCATATGCCTTGTTCATCACCAgcagaggaaaaaaaaatgctTGCTTCATCTTTCTCTGATCCAACGCCTCCATGGTCTCTGTCGACCCACCAGAAGGCAGAGAATACCACCAGCAACCAGGTACCGTCATCCATTGACGCTGCATTTTGGCACGTTGCCGCGTGTGCACGCACGCACAAGTGGATATGTATCGATCAGGACAGCATCTCCCCTGTCCCGGTCGatcggccgccatggccggacGTGTAACGCGTGATCGATCAAGATCAAGCTCGCTCGCCCGTGCAGCAGAGGCACCAACAACCCCGATTCCAGAACGCCTCTCGACGCGGGCGGTGCCTCGCCGCACCACCGTGCAACCAGCACAATCCCGCGCATGGATTCCGGGAATAAGGATAAACAACTCTCTCTCCACTACCACTACTAGTTGGTACGTAGCAGTACTTGTTAGCTGCGGTCCTTGCGGTACGTCGCGAGCGCGTGCGTTGCGTCGGCCAACGAACGCCAAGGGAGTCCCCTTCAAGGGACGGACGCACGCCGGCGGTGCGGTGTCACGGACAGCTAGCGTCCTCGCAAGTTGCGGCGTGTGTGCTGCGGCGACAGCCACGATCTCCTCTGATTCAGtgcagagggaggaggaggaggaggagaatagTAGTTTGTGCGAAGGCGATCGACGACGGAGAGCACAGTGGAGCGGCAGTTTCCGGCCGCCTCTCCTCAGAGTCCGTGGAAGCAGCTCGCCGTAGACGTCAACGTCGGGCATGCGGCCGGGCACATGCCCCTATgcggcggtgccggcgccggcagTCAGCTGATGAGCTGCCAGCGTGCGAGCGCAGCAGTATTTGACTACTGCTCGGCGCTGACATTGTTTAGTACAGGCTCTATTGCCTGCTGAAAATAAACGTTTAGTGGATACCCCAGTTTTTAAATTGCGCCTATCAAATATTCAAATTGATGAACTACTTCATTTGAATTTCACGAGACGTACATACCTGTCGGTGCATGAGAATATCGTGATTCgtgaaagacaaaaaaaaacaaaggccCAATAGACCGCATTTGAATGTCTATCTGTCTGCACTCTAGAATCATTACTCACGGTGCTCTGATTTACAGTTCAGAATCT from Panicum virgatum strain AP13 chromosome 7N, P.virgatum_v5, whole genome shotgun sequence includes the following:
- the LOC120684031 gene encoding auxin-induced protein 6B-like, with product MAKCSSKIRYIVWLRQTLRRWRSRAAARAAVAAVGSEAVVPAGHVAVCVGGAARRFVVRAAHLNHPVFLELLRQAEEEYGFPSGACAGPIALPCDEGLFEHVLRHLSSPSKASRFVTLEDIKSGALSCCCVAAAGDSLPLLHGIAADKAVW